GGCTTATCGTGCTGCTCGAGCTGCTCGAGGTACCTCGATGAACATGGTAAGTAGGATCAATAATGGCTGCGACATTTGTCATTTCTCGCATTGTGTCAACGGTGTCTAGCGTCTGGATTTCCTCGGGATCCGAATACTGAGAATAATTGGCAGAATAACGGCCTCGATTCTTGATCGACACAGTCTTCAAGTCCAGCCTGTCTGGTCTTTGAGGTCGTTCCGTGAGATTCTGTTCATCTGCctgttgctgttgttgttgttgcagTTGCAGACGCTCCCGCTCTAGCTTCTTCTGCCTTGCCCTCTCTCGCGCTTTACGAGCTTTCGTACGCTCCTTCTCCTGAAGCATTCGCGCCAATTCAGCATCCTGCGCCTCCATCGCCAATTTTTGGTCCAACATTAATCGCTCGTCTTCTGGATCGTCGtgatcttcttcttcttcttgttgCAACTTCTTCGCCAGTTCctgtcgttaaaaaaaaaaccgatttttaacatttacattttcacGCTAGCAACgtgtctctttttttctcaaatgaACAAAGatatacgtacgtacgtacgtgcgtacgtgcgtatTTTTTGCTTTCAAGGGTTTCATTAACCGCAAAATATCATGGTTACCTCATCCTTTTCTTCTTGCATACGTTTCTCAAACTCTCGCTGCATAGCTTCATCTCCTAATCTCAGTTGTAATCTCATCCTTTCTTGCACGTCGcgctctctctgtctctcctcTCGCTCCAGAGATAGGGCAATCTGCCTCGCAACAAGCGCGTCTCTTTCTTCCctttgcaaaagaaaaaataaataaataactaagtaaatataagaaaagaaaagaaaaataaaagaaaacgatCTTTTAAAAGGCACAATGACATCTCGTACGAAATAATCTCTATCTTTAAACGATACAAATCGTACTAACTGTTGTTGAACGTAAGTTTGATATCTCAGTGCTTCCAATTCCTGTTCGACTCTGGCTCGCGGCAAATCTTCTCTCACCTGTGCATTACGCGTTTTGTTGCCGGTGTAATGTTCCTTGACTACGAatcataagaaaaataaaaaaattatacgttaaGATAAGTCTCTTACAGGTATTAATATAGCATACCGATACCGATAGATACAGATATCTCGTACGCGCAAAACATTCAAATCCTCTTTCGAGCCTCTACAATCTCTACATCTTGGACACGAAACGTTATCCTATTTTTTATCACGTATATACGTTTACGTTTATATCCTTTTCTCCCTTCGATACATACTCTCCTCGTGGCACAAAACTCGTCAGAGTCACCTCAAGCTGCACCACAGAGTTTTAATAAGGTTTacgttcttttctttttttccgtgaCACGCATAATGTCACGTTTTTCAGATGAATTCCATACGTTCGATCAATAAAGAAAACTCGATCAGTCCTCCAGGGTCCAGAGCCGCCAGAGCGACCGATCGTCaggcacacacacgcacgcacacacagtCTTAGGACGACCCTGCCCTGCACGAATCTCCCTTCGACACACATACATCCGCACCAAGGTGGAAAGGTggaaaatttacgaaaattgTTACGTACTTTCTTCATCCTGAAGTCGATAGGCCAGTGCCCCGTCCTCGTGCACCAGCCATTCGCGGCACACTGCAAAATCGCACCAATTCACATTACGTTTTGCGTTACGAATGCCAATGTGATGACTAATCGTGAAACGAGTAACGAGATCCGCGTATGCGAACTCGCGCGGGTCTCGTCATTCCGTTATTTACGCTTTCGCTTAGATTGTCGGGTTCCCACGTTTGAACTTTAATGCTTTGAACTGAAATACTTGTAtggaaacgtgaaaagaagaATGAAGTTAAGGAAAGACTGAGCGTGCGCGCGTAAGggttatttagaatttagataGAGAGTCAACAAGCTTACAGAGAATTTCGTACATCTCACGGATCTCACGAGAGAATCACGAGAGAATCACGAGAGAAGCGGGCATACCACGTGTGGGAGCGGGCAGTGAAAAACCTTCAAGTTCTCTCACCTTCGTTTACACGACCCGCCTTCGGCAGCGTGTCGGAACTTAGCACAGATTTTGCCATTGCACGTTCTCACGTCGAAACCATTCACGTGGTGGAACAACCAGATCCAGCGGATTGCAGAATACAATCGACGACTCCACTCCGATGACTCGAGACTCGAGATTCGACTGATTCGAGCTGTGTTTACAACCACTTTGCGCGAGAGCAGTCGCAACGTTGTTTCTTCTCCATGTTGAAACTACTCCACTACTCCACCACGACGTCCACGACCACGACCATCCACGACTCGGAAGTCTCGTAACTCGGACCTCGAACCTCGTACTTCGGAGTCGGAGGCGTCAAAGACGTCGAAGCTCGAAACGACTGCCGACTGGTCGTCGCCCGTCACCCGTCGCCACCCGTCGCCGTCCGTCGTATGCGTATGAGTGAATGGCGTGAATAGTTGCGTCAGTCACGTGACTCTCGCGTGGCTtgtaacacacacacacacacgcgcgcgcgtgcgcgcgataTCGCTTGGGATTCTTGAGAATAATAGGAATGACAGTTCATCGATCTTTTTTCGATTTCGTGTACGATTTCGCACAGTCTTAGCACGGTTTAACGGTATACGGCACAGAAAAGTCCCCTTACAAACAAAGATGTCAAGAAGAAGGAGACGTCGTCGCTAGAGaatgtcaaaaatattttatttctcttgtGCCTGGTGCAGAATGCAGTACACGTATCTCCCGTAATAACCCAAGTACCGAACTAGATAAAGAGCGGCCGTGGCCGTGACGAGTGATGTCGCGGTCGCGGGTCGCGGAGGAGTAGCGTCCGGGCCGTCGACTTTTCAGAACGGATACTGAAATATCAATTGAAATAgtagcgagagagcgagagaccCGTAGTAGTGCCAGTAGTGGTGATACTGGCGATGAATGGATGTCGAGCGTCGAGCACGCGCgtaacgcgcgcgcacggTGAAACACGGTGAAAGGTGAGGTGAAACGAGAGCGAccgagagaagaaaaaaattttatatcctaGTCTAACTTAACCTCACTTAATCTAACCTAACCTATCCTATCCTATCAGGTCAATGATACCATTGATACCGCAGACCCGGCAGACCGCAAGTCGACATCAATATGAAATCGATGAGGGCAGTCTACAAGTTTATTAGAAAGATTAATACACAGTGATCTGAACGAAAAGACAAGCAAAGAAAAGCAAGGTGTTAGAAGATTTGTCAAAAAACTCAAGATAAGAGCCTTTATAGTTGGAGTTGGAGGGGTACGCCGATGGAAAACTCTTAAAACTCTACTATTCAACCGGACGGATTGATTGGAATCGATAGAAATGCCAGATATCTCCCGAGACGAGAGAAGCAAAAGATGAGTGAcgaattttgtgaattttgtTGCCCTTCCAGATGACgtacttttcttttcttttcttttctagtCTGACGCGATTGTAAATAGGATACAGCTGTAACGGAGATATATCTTTTCAAATAGCGATTATTGGCGATTATCAAGAAATTGATAACACTCGAATCGCGTGAATTTCATATTGCATGTAAATTTCATTTGCTATCTATAATatgcgataaaatatttttgagtaATACACATTGCATTATTCACACATctattttacacacacacacacacacacacacagacgcattctaaataaataaacaaaaatatatataattgtatgcGACGTATTATACaaggtataataaatttattttttttaaatccaatCCAATATTTACACAGTATGGTGTACAACCCCACCATCTCCCTCACCCGCGTACAAAGGGGGAGGGGAGACGCTCTCAATATAATACtctcaatataatataatgtactTGTCATAGGATTTTTTATCTATGGGTttagttcttttttataaataaaagaaaatcgatttttgtaGTCAAAACTCGCATTTTGTGCTACGAATCGCTGCCATTTTTCGAAATTGGCTGTGATAAGAACTAAATTTCTTCACCCAGTTTAacggaaaatttttgttttttgtttaacaCGAGAGGAGGGTATCTCTGGTACCGCAAACGCCGTTTTTACAAACACCGTTCTAGTTTTACGACttcatcaaatatatatgtaacccCTTAATGTGCACctcaaatatttaaagcttaaaagagtatttttataatttatagattttattataacgttattataatctattagCTCGgtattttactaataaattatatcctGTGCCTCAAACATATATCCCAAATTATAATCAGAGCCAACAAATGCGAAGAATTCAAAATACTCTCTATGAATAACATGtggtagaaaattattttgctacATGATACACATTATAACACGTTAGCGTTGCGTTGCTATTAAGAGCAACATATTGGCCATGTTGAAAATATCAGTATCCGTTGTATTGGATAATTCTGCCAATTTTGTTACGACAACTTGCTCTTCCGAGGCATTTGTATCCAAGCACAAAAAGAACGTTGCGCAATATACTACTGCTGCGCTTAAGAAAAGTATATTCGATTTCAACGATATTAGCTTTATGGCTACATGTTCCTCGTTTAAAACATCTTTGTGCGTGTAATATAAATGAAGGTGCGAATATAATCTATCGTgctgaaattaaatgaatacaAATGAGTTTGAGTGAGATAATACATGCACGCCgcgtattacaatttataacgTGTAACGTGcgcaaagaaataaattacttaaatataaaaatgtcgtGTGACCAAACCTTTAGGTAAGCCAAATCCAACAAATCTATCGAAACGTTAACCATATCTGGCGTTTCCCCGAGACCTGTCGCCGCCAGAAGAATCTCGATGCATTGCAGTGGAGTGTAAAGGGGCATTTTAAAGTCTACCGTTTTGATAACTCTACGTTCCGAAGAGGAAATCATACTCGGCGTATATTCAGACTCTTTGTCAATCAGATGTAGAATATTGAGAATCTAGCAAAAGACAAGCGGCAGAACGTTATCTGTTAACATTTATCGTGATCCAAGTCTCCaagtctttttttaatattcctcGCACAAAACACATTATATCTTTCAATATACTTGCGATATTCCTAAAGCACTGGAATGAGAATCCATTTTGCATGCCAACTGAAAGCACgacattaaatttaacttgGTTTGATTAGAGCTCTTGTTGCAAACTTTCAACCACGATGCCTCGGACGACGTATTCACAATCTCAGTCTTGTAAATTTCCCAAAAGTGTTTACACATGAATCTGTCGTACAGTTGAATGGCCATATACTTGACAGTCGGCTCTAGCTCCAAGTATTCCGCTATCTTGAAGGCAGCTTTCACAGTAGATACTGGAATTCctgattgtataatttaaaattattattgtgatGTAGCAGAACGTTATTCAATATCTCTTGCTTTGTCGCACGCGCGCACATACGCTCTTTTCCTACCTACAAACGGCATAGCAAAATCGGTTGCGTTGGCCATCTGCTCCTGCTCCTGTTTTTTCACAATTTGCTGGAGATGCTCCACCCAATCGTGAATCAATGGTTCTACCAACaagtttaatgaaaatgcAATTGAAAATTGTACTTGTAAACTtccaagtaattttttatcttttataattttgaaacacGCGGTTCCCCGCTCTGCTGTacgttgcgtcgcgtcgcgtcggtgacatacgaaatattattaattcggtatttatacttttcttttacatcTTCTTGGacacaaaatatacatatatatatatacatactttgATTAAACCATAtttcacaaaagaaaatattcacacacatatgtaatatataggCGTACGAGCGATATTTTCtagatataaacaaaaatgtatatatatgtatgcgtagaattattgaaattgtCTCAGATGGATAGATGTAAGATGTAATTACCAATATAAGCTGTATCTAAATCCATTCCAATCGCGTAATGGGGAAATATTTACAAACTGATACGCCGATACGCGCCATTATGGGCGTCATAAATTATCACAAAATAGATTGGCACACTCTCGATGAGAAAAGAGAATTTCTGAAATTCACCGAAACTCGATGAATTTCGGAACACATTCGATTTGTCCAATAGGATAATCAGTTTTGCCGGAATGCAGCCAAGCTTGCACGAGCTATTGTTAATCttcaaatatgtatgtatgtatacacgCGACACGCGTGAAACGCCACCGGCTACCTCTGTACTGGCCCGACTGGCCGTATCGGAAGGTCATCCGTCATCAAatcaaagaagaagagaagaagagccGGGGCTACACCATCGAAACAATTAGTCTGAATTAtgtagaaatgtaattttctaatcATAACTTTATTGAGAAACATTTATACATAGAGCATAATACTCGGCTATGCTCTCTATTCCTCCGTTTCGTTTTCACTTGGCTTCCGCTTGGGACGCAGCTTCGCTTCTGGATACTTTTCAGTGAGAAAACTATTCAACGCCCCGTATTCTGCCGTTAACTTTAGCCTCGTTTCATCAAAGTGCCTCGTTCGTTCCAGTTTTAACAATCTTGTTTTCCAAGATGGAAGTCTCGTATAGAATGGTGcagatttctttttctgcaatattacTTTGCCGCCAAAAACATATTGAGTAAAATCGAGGATCTCGTGGGACGTCACTTCTTCTGGCTTTCTAACTTGCGACGGCGAGGCAATCACTACCGGATAATTTCCGTTTTCCGACTTGAACTCAACCAAGTGTAATCGTTTTTCGTCCGCTAATTGTTGATACGATTTCTGCAAACGTAGCTCATGTTATTTTCAGATTACCTTGTGGCATAACGCAATGACAAATGTTTGATCAAATTGTATCAAATTATGGATTTGGCATTAAAGTAAAAGACCAACGTCTATTATCTACACATTTTTACGTATCGAAAGTATCTGATTAAGTAAACTAGAAATCCatcgtaaattatttgtaacttaaataataatgctttATAATGCTTTAAATGAAAAACCAATCTGCTTGCTTCAAATCTATCAATTTAACATAGGTTAAAATTAAAGGAGAGAGTGTTGGGCGTACTCCCAAGTTAGATACATACCTGTTGTAACAAGCCAATAAAGAAAGCCTTTATGATATGCTGCAAACTCTTGGTACCTTCCACCTTGGCATGCATATCCTTTATGCCAATTGCCTCGCAACACGCTCTTATCGCACGATGGCAGACAAGCCCGTATCCTTGGTGCATTTTCTTtacaaacaattttgtatcTCCAAACTGTGTGAAAAAGTCATGTAACACTGAAACAGAACAAGATTATTAAAAGGAGGGAACGAGCGAGACGTAAGTCGTGTAAGTTTTACACGCAGcatgatcatatatattacCAGTATGCTCCTTGTATCTAGGAATATACATCAATCTTTGACCCGCCCTATTCTTAGCTGTCTTCATGGCTGTTTTTTGTGCGGGTGCTTTCCCTAGCGCAAATCCAGCCAGACCATTTCCATTACCCGTTACGACAAACATACTGATCTTACTCTTACGTCCTAAATTACCAGTCATACAATTTACGATTTTGCTTTCCAATACCCAAGTTTCAAAGCCGTCAAAGGTATCTGAAAGATAGACGTCACACGTGGTTTGTAATCTCGACGTTACTaggatattataaaatatcagaaaGAAAGTTGACAAAGAGTATTACGTTgaaataatttcgtaatttgACCACGGGACCATTGGACAGTTACAACGAATAACGATGAGTAACGCTAACCTTCTCCAACAGAATCAGGTGGTCCAATCTTTCTGCCACCCATTTGGACACTCGTCCAACCACGTTCCAACGGCGATAATTTCATCCGCCTCGGCCCAGTTTTATAGCTTTGTCGTAGCTTGGCGAGCCTCTCCTCCCTCTCAGGATCCACAGGCAGCTTTTGCTGTTGAACGAGTTCTCTTCCTCTGAATACAGGTGTATTGAGACCGGGAAATTGTATCGGAATTTTTCCTACGCCAATAATCTGACCCTTGTttaaatctctctttctcggtAAGCCTTTAGCTCTGCCTCTTTTCCTCCCTGCATTACTGACGCTCGTCACACCTTTCCACAATTCGTCCCCAGATTCTGCGAAAGAGGGATACGAAATGAGATGAGATACAAACAAAATACCACAACTCTCATTTTTCTACGAGCATACACATATTACGCCCACCAAAAAAACCTTACTTACTGTTGATGAAAAATGTCTTATTCCTTGTATCGCATACTAAAGGGATGTGcgtctttaaaaaatgtgaacaatcgacagtaaataaattacgtgCATctgaaaagatattataacCTCGTGTTAGCGACCGGTAGCAAATAAATTGAGCTGgcaaattaatttagattagATATATTTGTCTGTAAATTATACGATACATTGTAAACGATAAAACGATAATATTTCGTACCATTGCTCATAGATGGAATATTTCTTGGCGAATTTCTCAAAAGTCCACAAATACGTAATATTCGAGTCGAGgccatttttataaatcgaaTCGTGTCCGCGACACTCCGACACTGCGCGATAATCGCTCCGAGTGCGACACGGTGTAAGGTGTAACATGGTGCAAATGGTGCAATGCAATCAACAGAAATGAGAAACAGCTGCGGAAGAGCGGGCAAGAGCGGGTCCTGCAGTGCAGCAGGATCTTGATTTGTCGATCAATTGTAGACATGTGTGGGATTGTAGTCGGTTAATTTAAACAtatgacaaatatttaatttctctatCTTTACGCAGGATTTATTtcgtgaaaataatttcttctaGACATTGATGAGATTTTAGGTTAGAACTTACAATCTATTTCCAGTAAACACTACCcaactattttttaatcgatactCCTGCaacattgttatattttatatttatattgttatatttattataattatatttatctataaaaatgtcttaaatattcttgtagactttctatagatttttctgttttacaatttagatggtcttttatattttagatcagagaaaaataatcatgGAACGTGGAAAGACTGGGATTGGTAGAgcagcaaaaaataaaattgctcaGCATCCTTCCGACTTTTTCGTATTGGGAGCAAAGAGTTCACGAAACGATAATTCTGATTCTAAAAGCCGACCAGGTGTTATCCATTCCAAACCAAGCGGCAGCTCTACATCCTCTGGTAAATAACTTGTCGCTTTGATACTCTCACAATTGcaaattattgtttatctATTGTCACAAACCGTTTTGTAGGTAATGATCGGAAGAAGGAGGCTCCGTCTGGATCGTCGTTTATGTACGTTCCGCAGAAGAAACCTAAGTTAGCTCATGTCGGCTCTCATCAACGACAGCCTTCTTCCACCGCGGAAGCATGGGAAGTTTTAGTTATAGACACCGATCCTGCAGACTTTGTGCCTATGGCACTTGAGGCTAATGACAATGACGAAGGCGACAAAGTTATCGGGATAATATGTGGCGCTATTAAGACGCTGAAGAATCAGAGATGGAAGCCTGATACGTTACTTTATATGGGCTTGTTGTATCTAGCCAAAATCCGCCCATCCATTTTCTCAAATGATTGCATCCTACACGCATTATCGTCCCTCCTAAGGAGGgatcaaaataatcaaaatagcTATAAGAGTAAAGTGAGTCCATTGGTTCCTGTACTCGCTGCGAATCTCTTGATGAAAGGTTTTCACGACAAGAAGAATTGGCCGGAAGTATTTGTGAAGGTAATATTCATTTGCATTCTTTTATATTGCTTGtagaattttgatattttaactgatttttttaaatttatttctacagCTGTACGTCGAGGATGCTCTTGGAGAGCGTGTATGGGTTGATCACGAAGAATGCAAGGGCTTTGTCGACAACATATTAACGGGTTTTAATACGAGACATCCACCCAGGTCTGTGTTACAGCCAGAATTCCCGGTACTAATGCAGCGGGATTGTCCAAGCCCATCTGTAGCGGATGATGAGGATCCGGCGACATCAACGACATCGTTGTCTGgggataaagagaaaatagagTTTCCAGTAGGCCCACGGTACGCCCATTGCGTGGAGAATATAGAATCGATAGTACTGGAAGCTGTAAAGGAGCAACTAAACAGACGTCAGGTTGAGACTATAACGAGAAATTTCTTGAAGCTGCTCTCCTCGGCATGTGGTTTTGTTGAAATTAGAAACATCGTTGTCCCGAGACTAGAGGTGTGGTTGCACAATCCTAAATTGATGAGACCCGCGCAGGAACTGCTCATTTACATTTGTT
The Temnothorax longispinosus isolate EJ_2023e chromosome 7, Tlon_JGU_v1, whole genome shotgun sequence DNA segment above includes these coding regions:
- the LOC139816551 gene encoding uncharacterized protein — protein: MAKSVLSSDTLPKAGRVNEVCREWLVHEDGALAYRLQDEEIKEHYTGNKTRNAQVREDLPRARVEQELEALRYQTYVQQQEERDALVARQIALSLEREERQRERDVQERMRLQLRLGDEAMQREFEKRMQEEKDEELAKKLQQEEEEDHDDPEDERLMLDQKLAMEAQDAELARMLQEKERTKARKARERARQKKLERERLQLQQQQQQQADEQNLTERPQRPDRLDLKTVSIKNRGRYSANYSQYSDPEEIQTLDTVDTMREMTNVAAIIDPTYHVHRGTSSSSSSTISPTYVLPTPPQELMTDEVPCYMPIQGQRRNQAQSPSNAHEEKHKRRVKDGCKHQ
- the LOC139816552 gene encoding cyclin N-terminal domain-containing protein 1: MDLDTAYIEPLIHDWVEHLQQIVKKQEQEQMANATDFAMPFVGIPVSTVKAAFKIAEYLELEPTVKYMAIQLYDRFMCKHFWEIYKTEIVNTSSEASWLKVCNKSSNQTKLNLMSCFQLACKMDSHSSALGISQILNILHLIDKESEYTPSMISSSERRVIKTVDFKMPLYTPLQCIEILLAATGLGETPDMVNVSIDLLDLAYLKHDRLYSHLHLYYTHKDVLNEEHVAIKLISLKSNILFLSAAVVYCATFFLCLDTNASEEQVVVTKLAELSNTTDTDIFNMANMLLLIATQR
- the Mrps5 gene encoding small ribosomal subunit protein uS5m; protein product: MASTRILRICGLLRNSPRNIPSMSNDARNLFTVDCSHFLKTHIPLVCDTRNKTFFINKSGDELWKGVTSVSNAGRKRGRAKGLPRKRDLNKGQIIGVGKIPIQFPGLNTPVFRGRELVQQQKLPVDPEREERLAKLRQSYKTGPRRMKLSPLERGWTSVQMGGRKIGPPDSVGEDTFDGFETWVLESKIVNCMTGNLGRKSKISMFVVTGNGNGLAGFALGKAPAQKTAMKTAKNRAGQRLMYIPRYKEHTVLHDFFTQFGDTKLFVKKMHQGYGLVCHRAIRACCEAIGIKDMHAKVEGTKSLQHIIKAFFIGLLQQKSYQQLADEKRLHLVEFKSENGNYPVVIASPSQVRKPEEVTSHEILDFTQYVFGGKVILQKKKSAPFYTRLPSWKTRLLKLERTRHFDETRLKLTAEYGALNSFLTEKYPEAKLRPKRKPSENETEE